One window of Mediterraneibacter butyricigenes genomic DNA carries:
- the dinB gene encoding DNA polymerase IV, translating to MGDRVILHSDINCCYASIEHLHHPELAGKPLAVGGDPEARHGIVLTADHIAKKYGVKTGMALWQAKQVCPDITFVSPRMDLYLRFSRMAHEIYAEYTDRQEPYGIDECWLDVTGSSSLKGDGLLIAQEISRRMKSELGITVSVGVSFNKIFAKLGSDYKKPDAITTMYKSEFKQKAWSLPVADLLYVGKSTNRKLALFGIKTIGDLARADEDVLNSHLGKIGSILWSFANGYDDSPVKLENTHAPIKSVGNSTTTPKDLVCDEDVKIVLYILAESVAARLRENGFRCRVVEISVRDNELFSFTRQKKIDHATNITGEIAAYAYQIFKENYNWSKPIRSVGVRGADLVTDNYWEQIDLFSSVEKREKQMKMDSAVDEIRRRFGFYSIQRGLMYRDRILSAVNAKEEHTVHPHGYFSG from the coding sequence ATGGGAGACAGGGTAATACTTCATTCAGATATCAACTGTTGCTATGCTTCGATTGAGCATCTGCATCATCCGGAGCTTGCAGGAAAGCCACTGGCAGTAGGCGGTGACCCGGAGGCAAGACATGGGATTGTCTTAACAGCCGACCATATTGCCAAGAAGTACGGTGTGAAAACAGGAATGGCACTCTGGCAGGCAAAGCAGGTCTGTCCGGACATAACATTTGTATCACCAAGAATGGACTTATATCTTCGGTTCTCAAGAATGGCTCATGAGATATATGCAGAATATACGGACAGACAGGAGCCATATGGAATTGATGAGTGCTGGCTTGATGTGACAGGGAGCAGTTCTCTTAAAGGAGATGGATTGCTCATTGCACAGGAAATCAGCAGGAGAATGAAGTCAGAGCTTGGCATCACAGTAAGTGTTGGTGTTTCTTTCAATAAGATATTTGCAAAGCTTGGTTCTGATTATAAGAAGCCTGATGCAATCACAACTATGTATAAGAGTGAGTTTAAGCAGAAGGCATGGTCACTTCCGGTGGCAGATCTTTTATACGTTGGCAAAAGTACGAACAGAAAGCTTGCATTATTTGGTATCAAAACTATAGGTGATCTTGCAAGAGCAGATGAAGATGTGCTTAACAGTCACCTTGGAAAGATAGGCAGTATCTTATGGTCGTTTGCTAATGGCTATGATGATTCACCTGTCAAGCTGGAGAATACCCACGCTCCAATCAAATCGGTAGGAAACAGCACAACGACACCAAAGGATTTAGTATGTGATGAGGATGTAAAGATTGTTCTTTATATTCTGGCTGAGAGTGTTGCAGCAAGACTACGTGAGAATGGATTCAGGTGCAGAGTGGTTGAGATAAGTGTCAGGGATAATGAGTTATTCTCTTTTACCCGTCAGAAAAAGATTGACCATGCAACTAATATCACCGGAGAGATAGCTGCATATGCTTATCAGATATTTAAGGAAAACTATAACTGGAGCAAACCAATCCGCAGTGTTGGTGTCCGAGGTGCAGACTTAGTAACAGATAATTATTGGGAACAGATTGATTTGTTCTCAAGTGTGGAGAAGCGTGAAAAGCAGATGAAGATGGATTCAGCGGTGGATGAGATACGCAGAAGATTTGGATTTTACAGTATCCAGAGGGGACTCATGTACCGGGACAGGATTCTGTCGGCAGTCAATGCAAAAGAAGAACACACAGTACATCCACATGGATACTTTTCAGGTTAG
- a CDS encoding tyrosine-type recombinase/integrase, with translation MAKYIVEMQMDKQEKFYFIRENESGDIVYLPSKYLMHKKRSKISPNTIQRSAFALSYYLNFLDEKQLCLDDIYQMKYIEQHEHFTDFLIWLKAGMHSREDYLKLPNNETCNAYLKEVFRFYTFMEQENKHSESLKVLSDTQMIVRNSIGIRKVLNRKSFRGYLKEKGHQGKTIEQDKIVVLLQECANSRDQVLLLLLAETGFRIGELLGVRYAEDIDYEKHIIYVNFRDDNENGARAKNAELRRAKISDATFDILMFYIEDYKELIIGQEYLFINVSGDYVGKPFKGSGVYAMLRRLERKTGIKASPHMLRHYFANARRKDGWKLEMISQALGHRNIETTMKYLNITEDELIEVSDAFYNRHQAMYGVQNLL, from the coding sequence ATGGCAAAATATATCGTAGAAATGCAGATGGATAAACAAGAAAAATTTTATTTTATTCGAGAAAACGAAAGCGGAGATATTGTATATTTACCTTCTAAATATCTAATGCATAAGAAAAGGTCAAAGATATCACCGAATACCATACAAAGAAGTGCCTTTGCATTATCTTATTATTTGAATTTTCTGGATGAAAAGCAACTTTGTTTGGATGATATTTATCAAATGAAATATATTGAACAGCATGAACATTTTACAGATTTCCTGATTTGGTTAAAAGCTGGTATGCATAGCAGGGAAGATTATTTAAAACTTCCTAATAATGAGACATGCAATGCATATTTAAAAGAAGTATTCAGATTTTATACCTTTATGGAGCAAGAAAACAAGCATTCGGAAAGCTTGAAGGTATTATCAGATACGCAAATGATTGTGCGAAATTCCATCGGTATCAGAAAAGTATTGAATAGGAAGAGTTTTCGAGGATATTTAAAAGAAAAAGGACATCAAGGAAAAACCATTGAGCAGGACAAGATTGTAGTATTGTTGCAAGAATGTGCAAACAGCCGCGATCAGGTTCTGCTTTTATTATTAGCAGAAACAGGCTTTAGAATAGGGGAACTCTTAGGTGTACGATACGCAGAGGATATAGACTATGAGAAACATATAATATATGTCAACTTTCGAGATGATAATGAGAATGGGGCAAGAGCTAAAAACGCAGAACTTCGAAGAGCCAAAATCAGCGACGCAACATTTGATATTTTAATGTTTTATATTGAAGACTATAAGGAACTGATTATAGGACAGGAATATTTATTTATTAATGTCTCAGGTGATTACGTTGGAAAGCCTTTTAAGGGAAGTGGAGTATATGCCATGTTACGCAGATTGGAGAGAAAGACGGGAATTAAAGCATCTCCACATATGCTCCGGCATTATTTTGCAAATGCAAGACGAAAAGATGGATGGAAATTAGAAATGATTAGTCAAGCACTCGGGCATCGGAATATCGAAACGACTATGAAATATCTGAATATAACAGAGGATGAACTAATAGAAGTCAGTGATGCTTTTTATAACAGGCATCAAGCAATGTATGGTGTTCAGAATTTGTTATAA
- a CDS encoding helix-turn-helix transcriptional regulator, with protein MAYNKTSEERKWNYWKEQEEKKLRELGMEEEKIQKLRQMDREDFLEERRYREHLDEMMQDMDSIKEKDSELFARDVKELLNHIGDKRIYELLKETEHQTLEILLLSTWGYSGREVAKIMGMAEQTIYTKRNRLRKKLKNLSKIE; from the coding sequence ATGGCTTATAACAAGACAAGTGAAGAACGAAAGTGGAATTATTGGAAAGAACAGGAAGAAAAGAAATTGCGTGAACTGGGAATGGAAGAAGAGAAGATCCAAAAGCTGCGCCAGATGGACCGGGAAGATTTTCTGGAAGAGCGCAGATACCGGGAACATCTGGATGAAATGATGCAGGATATGGATTCCATAAAAGAAAAGGACAGCGAGCTGTTTGCAAGGGATGTAAAGGAGCTTCTGAATCACATAGGTGATAAGCGAATCTATGAACTATTGAAAGAAACGGAGCATCAGACACTGGAAATCCTCTTACTCAGTACATGGGGATATTCGGGAAGAGAAGTTGCTAAGATTATGGGAATGGCAGAACAGACGATTTATACCAAAAGAAACCGTTTGAGAAAAAAATTAAAAAATTTATCAAAAATTGAATAA
- a CDS encoding tyrosine-type recombinase/integrase has translation MSAIRLLQAERKEEIQHLHRQFMSGGILQRELWEEAEKFLIQREIYDVILAEEQDLREYKQTLLDSGNYTKKQVKEQSSALRKIQKYWIETEYGELLLEIRESQVSDEALKGNIKRFLIRQGIHHIKEIDYTVRSRYEAELKKMWDEASVMRYLKVFDHIKQYSIQKEIESLPGRIEHRRKYQAQVVFLPYLPDLELVKDFEYVRDKQELVWDFFRRASEKLKKQVFLLLNYILDNLYRDDPKERRVRYLLPLHWLYDFCVEEEIDDLEGLELEQIQRFEKIVEQKVVNVKNSMQIIDNSRKILFLTAPEIHWHANVWYMERFHLSEDRLNPSNPVQRLSFIEVTNKKNRELLQEYAKYHVGIGGLTIANIRGQLYEVKRLLEYFKEEESICQVDENQLDDYFRKLEEKDTKDDTFNKRIVHYIKFYQFLNVRGYMKEIPFKPEYYLKKTYPEHHDRTVEEKVYMEILHKLYAFPLVPRLIFLHLWCTGLRISEVCTLKGDAYYWDGEDAWLKVYQIKMKADKMIPIPLVMYRIMRKYIEREHIRPKDYIFKGKDGGAYRGTTFRQEFQQYCDKNGIADGSYIFKTHDYRHTLATQFYDENVSIQTIRDYLGHFSEEMTKQYVDFMPKRIEKASDTYFKKPENDLASTIKAKKRGERK, from the coding sequence GTGTCTGCAATTCGATTGCTACAAGCAGAACGCAAGGAAGAGATACAGCATCTTCACAGGCAGTTTATGTCAGGCGGAATATTGCAGAGAGAATTATGGGAAGAAGCAGAGAAATTCCTTATCCAAAGAGAAATCTATGATGTGATTTTAGCAGAAGAACAAGATTTGCGGGAATACAAACAAACTTTGTTGGATAGTGGGAATTATACGAAAAAGCAGGTGAAAGAGCAGTCATCCGCATTACGGAAGATACAGAAGTATTGGATAGAAACAGAATATGGAGAGCTACTCTTAGAAATCCGAGAAAGCCAAGTGTCAGATGAGGCATTGAAGGGAAACATCAAACGGTTTCTAATCCGGCAGGGAATACATCATATCAAAGAGATTGATTATACGGTACGAAGCCGTTATGAAGCAGAACTGAAAAAAATGTGGGATGAAGCGAGTGTGATGAGATATTTAAAGGTTTTCGATCATATCAAGCAGTATAGTATCCAAAAAGAAATAGAAAGTCTGCCGGGAAGAATCGAACACCGGAGGAAATATCAAGCACAGGTTGTATTCCTGCCATACTTACCAGATTTGGAGTTGGTTAAGGATTTTGAATATGTCCGAGATAAACAGGAACTGGTGTGGGATTTTTTTAGAAGAGCATCTGAAAAATTAAAAAAGCAGGTTTTTCTACTATTGAATTATATTCTAGATAATTTGTATCGAGACGATCCCAAAGAGAGAAGAGTTCGCTATTTATTGCCATTACACTGGTTATATGATTTTTGTGTGGAGGAAGAGATTGATGATCTGGAAGGATTGGAATTAGAACAGATCCAACGATTTGAGAAAATCGTGGAACAGAAAGTGGTCAATGTGAAAAACTCTATGCAGATTATTGACAATAGTCGGAAAATCTTATTTTTAACAGCACCAGAAATTCATTGGCATGCCAATGTGTGGTATATGGAACGCTTTCACCTGTCAGAAGATCGGCTTAACCCAAGCAATCCAGTACAGCGATTGAGTTTTATAGAAGTGACTAACAAAAAGAATCGAGAATTGTTACAGGAATATGCCAAATATCATGTTGGAATTGGTGGACTGACGATAGCAAATATCCGAGGACAACTATATGAGGTAAAAAGACTTCTGGAATATTTTAAGGAAGAAGAATCCATTTGTCAGGTAGATGAAAATCAATTGGATGACTATTTTAGGAAACTGGAAGAAAAGGATACCAAAGATGATACATTCAATAAAAGAATTGTGCATTATATAAAATTTTATCAGTTTTTAAATGTCCGAGGATATATGAAGGAGATACCCTTTAAACCGGAGTATTACCTGAAAAAGACATATCCAGAGCATCATGACAGAACGGTGGAAGAAAAAGTTTATATGGAAATCCTGCATAAGCTGTATGCATTTCCGCTAGTTCCAAGATTGATATTTTTACACTTGTGGTGTACTGGATTGAGAATCAGCGAAGTGTGTACGTTAAAAGGGGATGCATATTACTGGGATGGAGAAGATGCATGGTTGAAAGTCTATCAGATCAAGATGAAGGCAGATAAAATGATACCAATACCGCTTGTGATGTATAGAATCATGCGTAAGTATATTGAGCGTGAACACATTCGTCCGAAAGATTATATCTTTAAAGGGAAGGATGGTGGAGCGTACCGGGGAACAACATTCCGACAAGAGTTTCAGCAATACTGTGATAAGAATGGAATTGCAGATGGCAGTTATATCTTCAAAACCCATGACTATAGGCATACGCTGGCCACCCAATTTTATGATGAGAATGTTTCTATACAGACAATCCGAGATTATTTAGGACATTTTTCCGAAGAGATGACAAAACAGTATGTAGACTTCATGCCAAAGAGAATTGAAAAAGCAAGTGATACTTACTTTAAGAAACCGGAAAATGACTTGGCTTCTACCATTAAAGCTAAGAAGCGTGGTGAAAGAAAATGA
- a CDS encoding helix-turn-helix transcriptional regulator, whose amino-acid sequence MAVTNNIREIREQRGIYQDDLAAAIGYSTKTVGRIERGDSTPSAEFMLRISKYFNMLVEDVFHVED is encoded by the coding sequence ATGGCGGTTACCAATAATATCCGAGAAATCCGAGAACAGCGTGGCATTTACCAGGATGACCTTGCCGCTGCTATCGGATACAGCACCAAAACTGTCGGCAGGATAGAGCGTGGGGACAGCACCCCCTCCGCCGAGTTTATGCTTAGGATTTCAAAATACTTTAATATGCTGGTGGAAGATGTCTTCCATGTGGAAGATTGA
- a CDS encoding tyrosine-type recombinase/integrase → MPSEELAEKLEEFIWERGKMLAPSSMASEVTYYNNIREFLIDRKIQSLDAREEEKIIRMLKGWMLERGYALSSKKYRPAYDKIGIESPSIVRHMKKILKFLEEEDGRDEQEKDIWTLKNFDFPIYRNPIKNTETINFTKIVQPDIREEVKKVIFMHLKYSPLGTIHSEIAAVKRFSKFLKRKYLDIQSLQDLERMHIEEYLIYLQTEAHDRKNYRSDLYALRRVIEDVGNLYERQYMSELFLSNDFPSTPRHVFKFYSDAEIKRLNEHIFKMDEQICRALIIHQLLGTRISDTLTLKTDCLSMRNNRYFIRIDQVKSVTYEKAISEEVAQLIMKAIDYTKERYGETTYIFAKKDDPTRPYQYSMIQNQIMTMIRQEDIRDDNGEFLKFGTHIFRHCYGKKLTEMHVDDWMIAKLLGHTSIYSVHHYRKIGNKLMADETRAAREKMDMILLDIIEGWDDYEI, encoded by the coding sequence TTGCCATCAGAAGAACTTGCCGAAAAGTTGGAAGAATTTATATGGGAAAGAGGAAAAATGCTCGCACCGTCCAGCATGGCAAGTGAAGTGACCTATTATAATAATATTCGGGAATTTCTGATTGATCGGAAAATACAAAGCCTTGATGCCAGAGAAGAAGAAAAAATCATCCGTATGTTAAAAGGATGGATGCTGGAACGAGGATATGCTTTATCAAGCAAAAAATATCGGCCTGCATATGACAAAATAGGAATTGAAAGTCCTAGCATTGTAAGGCATATGAAAAAAATCTTGAAGTTTCTGGAAGAAGAGGATGGCAGGGATGAGCAGGAAAAAGATATCTGGACTCTTAAAAACTTCGATTTTCCTATTTATAGAAATCCAATCAAGAATACGGAAACGATTAACTTTACTAAAATTGTACAGCCAGATATTCGGGAAGAAGTAAAAAAAGTAATTTTTATGCATTTAAAATATTCCCCTTTAGGAACGATTCATAGTGAAATAGCTGCAGTAAAGCGGTTCTCAAAATTTCTTAAAAGAAAATATTTGGACATTCAATCGCTGCAGGATCTGGAACGGATGCATATAGAAGAGTATCTGATATATCTTCAGACGGAAGCACATGACCGGAAAAATTATAGATCTGACCTATATGCACTACGAAGGGTAATAGAAGATGTTGGGAATTTATATGAACGACAGTACATGAGCGAATTATTTCTGAGTAATGATTTCCCAAGTACACCAAGGCATGTATTCAAATTTTACTCAGATGCGGAAATCAAAAGATTAAACGAACACATTTTCAAAATGGATGAGCAGATATGTAGGGCACTGATTATCCATCAATTACTGGGAACGAGGATTTCAGATACGCTGACCTTAAAGACAGACTGCCTAAGCATGCGGAATAATCGATATTTTATAAGGATTGATCAGGTGAAGTCAGTCACCTATGAAAAAGCCATCAGTGAAGAAGTGGCACAACTGATTATGAAAGCAATTGATTATACAAAGGAACGGTATGGAGAAACAACTTACATTTTTGCAAAAAAAGATGATCCAACTAGGCCTTATCAATATAGCATGATTCAAAATCAGATTATGACAATGATCCGCCAGGAAGATATCCGGGATGATAATGGAGAGTTTCTGAAGTTTGGAACCCATATTTTTCGACATTGTTATGGAAAGAAATTGACAGAAATGCATGTGGATGACTGGATGATAGCTAAGCTACTGGGGCATACCTCCATATATTCGGTACATCATTATCGAAAAATTGGCAATAAACTGATGGCAGATGAAACGAGAGCTGCAAGAGAAAAAATGGACATGATCCTATTAGATATCATAGAAGGATGGGATGATTATGAAATATGA
- a CDS encoding helix-turn-helix domain-containing protein: MYSIGEIISSYRKKKGLLQQDLADELAKEGITISYKAISNWERNLAEPSVTIFYKVCRILGITNMYEAYFGVNPADPFSSLTDEGREKAMDYINLLHASGMYEKQTAKIIPFRSIDIFENAVSAGTGNFLVDGPKETVCIDESILPEDTTFGVRISGDSMEPEFHDGQIAWVLQQESVANGEIGIFALNGEAYIKKLQNDTDGIFLISLNEKYAPIKVSENDRLDIFGKVLGKSDASAITGHCR, encoded by the coding sequence ATGTACTCAATCGGAGAAATCATTTCATCATATAGAAAAAAGAAAGGCTTGCTCCAACAGGATCTCGCTGATGAACTGGCAAAGGAAGGCATTACCATTTCCTATAAAGCCATATCCAACTGGGAGAGAAATCTTGCTGAACCAAGCGTTACCATATTTTACAAAGTGTGTAGAATCCTTGGTATTACTAACATGTATGAAGCATATTTTGGAGTAAATCCTGCTGATCCTTTTTCATCACTTACAGATGAAGGCAGGGAAAAAGCTATGGATTATATTAATCTGCTCCACGCATCCGGAATGTATGAAAAGCAGACTGCTAAGATAATTCCATTCCGAAGCATTGATATTTTTGAAAATGCTGTATCAGCCGGAACCGGTAACTTCCTTGTAGACGGACCGAAAGAGACTGTATGTATAGATGAATCTATCTTACCGGAAGATACTACTTTCGGTGTCCGTATTAGTGGTGACAGTATGGAACCTGAATTCCACGATGGTCAGATTGCATGGGTATTACAGCAGGAATCTGTTGCTAATGGAGAAATCGGTATCTTCGCTCTAAACGGAGAAGCCTATATTAAAAAATTGCAAAACGATACAGACGGAATCTTCCTTATCTCGCTTAATGAAAAGTATGCACCTATCAAGGTTAGTGAAAATGACCGCTTAGACATATTTGGAAAAGTTCTTGGAAAATCTGATGCTTCTGCTATTACAGGGCATTGCCGATAA
- a CDS encoding transcriptional regulator: MIFEGTKKSFFFGLGLTRAGICLPDVSVYLELCEILGISLNEFLAGEDIEVTNVEKKSEDTLIQISKDSSHKQRYLKKIIAVLLIAVGVFAITLGIMVCNKLRQPQNYIEAVDPDSVEMKTAELLSGIDGTMMFRYNSKDTFQALYVYLSEYHSGKRVSHKRVLELSYEDVKSAKNGLIVITPDFDNFTAKLIAADEYSKYMTETPILEGVANREYYGRSATSIENKSTIEYGTEQGLAALIYGEQGVSSLPIQDITGEYIDTDNEYMYYYSAEFVK; the protein is encoded by the coding sequence GTGATATTTGAGGGTACAAAAAAATCATTTTTTTTTGGTCTGGGGTTGACACGAGCAGGTATTTGTTTACCAGATGTGTCTGTGTATTTAGAATTATGTGAAATATTAGGCATTAGTCTAAATGAATTTTTGGCAGGTGAAGATATTGAGGTAACTAATGTAGAAAAAAAATCGGAAGATACACTGATACAGATATCAAAAGATAGTAGTCATAAACAGCGTTATTTAAAGAAGATTATTGCTGTACTTCTTATTGCTGTGGGAGTATTTGCTATTACTCTTGGAATCATGGTATGTAATAAATTGCGGCAACCACAAAATTATATAGAAGCAGTAGATCCAGATAGTGTAGAAATGAAAACGGCTGAATTGTTGTCCGGAATTGATGGAACCATGATGTTTCGATACAATTCAAAAGATACATTTCAAGCATTATACGTTTACTTGTCAGAATATCATTCTGGAAAACGAGTTTCTCATAAACGAGTTTTGGAACTTTCCTATGAGGACGTGAAATCTGCAAAAAATGGATTGATTGTCATCACTCCGGATTTTGATAATTTTACTGCAAAGCTTATTGCAGCAGATGAATATTCAAAATATATGACAGAAACGCCAATCTTGGAAGGTGTTGCAAACAGAGAATATTATGGAAGATCTGCGACCTCTATAGAGAACAAAAGCACGATAGAGTACGGAACAGAGCAAGGATTGGCAGCACTGATCTATGGCGAACAAGGAGTGAGTTCGTTGCCGATACAGGACATTACAGGAGAATACATAGATACAGATAATGAGTATATGTATTATTATTCGGCTGAGTTTGTAAAATAA
- a CDS encoding ATP-dependent DNA helicase, whose product MYYRKEYLKRAHREIDTIFRVLFPEHGMAVREEQILLCHEMLDNLLGRNIALCDAGVGIGKTYAYLVACVLMRKYSLLADGYSPYEQRPVVISTSSIALQKAILTEYIPFLSRILQENGTIQAPIKAVIRKGKEHFVCDERLAQRIVAIKDKNKNALQKEALLSLKEHYDMDEVSGLSGFDRRMVSVPKFCSRECPKKGSCRYQQYLEHSRDDEMFIQICNHNYLLADGYHRLQDYRPLLKDYRALIVDEAHKLPDAAKQMFGKSLCYDDIREICFYLGKEYQGPEIRKLSGTIRMVLDVIGENHRTRYGLKEEFYMTEECAMYLYEGIQTMNKIIEKLEKKIPKWIRNKLEETRSVLECFFHQDKKYVLHLKQDQEHRIILCASSRRIPQYLDQMLWSRGMGAILTSGTLKTGQGFSHIRKMTGLQKVQRVHEYVADSPFEYQRNCLLYLPKDLKKCRRGSQEETEMIADHIHSLICSTYGHTLVLFTSYHLMGNVYQMLRDEIPFPMIEVWRHSPEEITRFKQTDNAVLFAAGSCWEGVDFPGDMVSSLIIVKLPFAVPDPISEAQKKEYDCLKDYIQAVVVPDMQKKLRQGFGRALRTETDTCVVTILDERAGEDGRYHEEVMCALPKCKMAEDIKDVQRFIRNRKGVEYYL is encoded by the coding sequence ATGTATTACAGAAAAGAGTATTTGAAAAGGGCGCATCGGGAGATTGATACGATCTTTCGGGTGCTGTTCCCGGAACATGGAATGGCAGTAAGGGAAGAACAGATTCTGTTATGCCATGAAATGCTGGATAACCTGCTGGGAAGAAATATAGCACTGTGTGACGCAGGTGTCGGTATCGGGAAAACGTATGCCTATCTGGTGGCTTGTGTTCTGATGAGAAAGTATTCTCTTCTTGCAGACGGATATTCCCCATACGAACAGCGTCCGGTTGTGATATCTACTTCCAGCATTGCACTCCAGAAAGCAATTCTTACGGAATATATCCCTTTTCTCTCCCGGATTCTTCAGGAGAACGGGACAATTCAGGCGCCGATCAAAGCTGTCATCCGAAAGGGAAAAGAGCATTTTGTCTGTGATGAGAGATTAGCGCAACGAATCGTTGCAATCAAAGATAAAAATAAAAATGCATTGCAGAAAGAAGCACTGCTGTCTCTGAAAGAACACTACGACATGGATGAAGTGTCCGGATTAAGCGGATTTGACAGAAGGATGGTAAGCGTGCCGAAGTTCTGCTCAAGGGAATGCCCGAAAAAAGGTTCCTGTAGGTATCAGCAGTATCTGGAACATTCCAGAGATGATGAAATGTTCATCCAGATCTGCAACCATAATTATCTGCTGGCAGATGGCTATCATAGACTGCAGGATTACCGCCCGTTATTAAAAGACTATCGGGCATTGATTGTAGATGAAGCACACAAACTGCCGGATGCGGCAAAGCAGATGTTCGGGAAGAGCCTGTGTTATGATGATATCCGGGAGATCTGCTTTTATCTTGGAAAAGAATATCAGGGCCCGGAGATAAGAAAACTGTCTGGGACGATCCGGATGGTGCTGGATGTGATAGGAGAAAACCACAGAACCAGATACGGGTTAAAAGAAGAATTTTACATGACAGAAGAGTGTGCCATGTATTTATATGAAGGGATACAGACCATGAATAAGATCATAGAAAAATTAGAAAAGAAGATTCCGAAGTGGATCAGAAACAAGCTGGAAGAAACCAGAAGTGTGCTGGAATGCTTTTTCCATCAGGATAAGAAGTATGTGCTACATTTGAAACAGGATCAGGAACATCGGATCATATTGTGTGCTTCCAGCAGGCGGATTCCACAGTATCTTGACCAGATGTTGTGGAGCAGAGGAATGGGCGCAATCCTGACAAGTGGAACATTAAAAACCGGACAGGGATTTTCCCATATCCGGAAGATGACAGGATTGCAGAAAGTACAGAGGGTACATGAATATGTGGCAGACTCTCCATTTGAATATCAGAGAAACTGTCTGTTATATCTGCCAAAAGATTTGAAAAAGTGCAGAAGAGGAAGTCAGGAAGAAACAGAGATGATAGCTGACCATATCCATTCGTTAATCTGTTCGACTTACGGACATACATTGGTGCTGTTCACATCCTATCACCTGATGGGAAATGTATATCAGATGTTGCGGGATGAGATCCCTTTCCCGATGATCGAGGTGTGGAGACATTCCCCAGAAGAAATCACGAGATTTAAACAGACAGACAATGCGGTTCTTTTCGCAGCTGGATCCTGCTGGGAAGGAGTAGACTTTCCCGGAGATATGGTATCTTCGTTAATTATTGTAAAGTTGCCGTTCGCTGTTCCAGATCCCATCAGTGAGGCTCAGAAGAAAGAATATGATTGTCTGAAAGATTACATTCAGGCAGTGGTCGTTCCAGATATGCAGAAAAAACTAAGGCAGGGGTTCGGACGTGCGCTCCGCACAGAGACAGACACCTGTGTTGTGACCATCTTAGATGAGCGTGCAGGAGAAGACGGAAGATATCATGAGGAAGTGATGTGTGCACTTCCGAAGTGTAAGATGGCAGAAGACATCAAGGATGTTCAGCGTTTTATCAGAAACCGGAAGGGTGTGGAATATTACCTGTAA
- a CDS encoding LexA family protein: MGEAARIDLVDRAPLTEKQQNVYESIMQYQRVNGYAPTIKEICKMVGVASTSSVYAHLKILEEKGYIARKMDASRAIAIL, encoded by the coding sequence ATGGGCGAAGCAGCAAGAATTGATCTGGTAGACAGAGCACCATTGACGGAGAAGCAGCAGAATGTGTATGAAAGCATTATGCAATATCAGCGTGTGAATGGTTATGCTCCTACTATCAAGGAGATATGCAAGATGGTAGGGGTGGCATCGACTTCAAGTGTTTATGCACATCTGAAAATATTAGAAGAAAAAGGCTATATAGCAAGGAAGATGGATGCTTCCAGAGCAATAGCAATCTTGTAA